From a region of the Methanothermobacter tenebrarum genome:
- a CDS encoding FmdE family protein, producing MQYNSGPDANSGKENLLFKDHGKHVYSLIDRRTRKSIRT from the coding sequence ATGCAATACAATTCAGGACCAGATGCAAATTCAGGCAAAGAAAACCTACTATTCAAAGATCATGGGAAACATGTCTACAGCCTCATAGATCGAAGAACAAGAAAAAGTATCAGAACATGA